The following is a genomic window from Balneolales bacterium ANBcel1.
GGAAGTCCGGTATCCATTCCTTCATCAACCAAATGAACAGTAGCTCCCATAAACCTGGCTCCACTCTTCAGTGTATCTTCGAAACCACCAAGACCCGGAAAAGCCGGTAATATTGATGGATGAAAGTTGAGAATCCTGCCCTTCATTTGCTGAAGTAACCTTCCCTTCAGGAGCCTGGTATAAAAAGAAATAATCAGATCCTCTCTGGTCAGTGAAAAAGCCTTGCAGATCGCATCTGAAAACGCTTCACCGGTTTTGCTGTACAATGGAACAAGATCAATCCCGTAAAAACGCGCAATATCCTCGGCACCACATGGCCTGTCTGTGACTATCGCAGATATTTTCTTCCGAAGATACAGACTCTGCTCAAGTGTCTTCGATAATACGCTTCCATTGGTGGAACACAGTATGATTGCTTTCATTATGCCTGCTCCAGGTGATAAGCCTCTAGTAAGTCCGCGGAATTTCTTCTACCATTAAACATCAGGACATCAATAATGGATAACCACGGGATATGCTTATCTCCAAACTGATTATATTCAACCGGCTTAGGTTTGATAAACCTTAGATCAATGCCTTGGTCTCTAAAATCACTTTTATTATAAAGCTTTTTACCTCCGGCAGGGTTTATGTAAACTTGCGCCCCAGCTTTACAGCAGATATCAATAATCCGTTCTTGTGCTTTCAGTTGGCTATTGCCGTTCGTAACGGAATTTCTGTAAAACCGGCACTCAATGCCCAGATACCGGGCACACACCTCTACACTTCTCTCGGCCAGATTCTGGATGTACGGTGAATCTGTATCAAGTACTTGCTCAATTAAAGTCATCACTTCAGTAAAAAAGGGGGCTTTGCCATAGGCATGACGGATGGTTAACAGCAGCTTTCTTTTACCTTTTCCATCCAAACGATGTTCAATTTCATTTATCAATCTGTTTTGTGATGGGTTAAAACAGGGAATAGTGAGGTATTTCCCCTCTCCATTGACCAGAATTCTATTTCTGTTGATCCATCCCCTCTTGATAAAGCTTACATCATCGAGAAAAACAAATTGATCGACTGCATTTGCCAACTGAAAATAACCCAGATAAGGAAAAAAATATGGCTGCATGGCAGCTAGTCGGCTTGTTTCGACTGGCAAATTGTGATCTGTCCCGAGCTCCTCCTTCAAATCGGAACTTCCTCCGGCCAATGAAGCTGGATAATCTATATCATTATCTCTCAGGAAATCAGTCATAGCTATTTTATCCCCGAATATGACGATTTATTTTTTCCACAAGCTGACCGGCATAGTTCTCAAGCGTGAACTTCTCAAGAACCACTTCACGCCCCTGGCTTGCGATACTTTGTAATTTTTTGTCGTCCAGACTCAACAGCTCTTTAAGCTCACCGCTCCTCTGCCCGGTCATTAGTATCCCACTGCCATTCCCAAAGACTTTTTCCAGTTCGGAATTGTGATCGGAAAGAACACAGCTCCCGGAGACCAGAGCGTTACGCACTCTTTCGTGTACCTTGTCAGGAAACCCGGGGTCACAGTTGAGCACAACCTTTGTGCTGCGATACAATTCATCCAGCTTTTGCATCGAGACCTCTCCAATCCAGCGGATATTTCCTGCTTTTTTCAGGGTTGGAATCATATCCGCAGCATCCGGATGGGCCGTTACTACTATCTTCCTTGCAGATTCGACATCTGATAGTTCTCCAAGCATTTCAAACCTTCTTTCCATCCTCACATACCAATCCACCAGACTCAAAACACTCATCCACCGGAAATCATCCTCTGTTGACGGAGTCGAAAACTCGTAGCTTGTGTATCCCGACACCCTCATCGACTCACAGAAATGAGTAAACACCGACGAGGAGTAATCATTCTTTGATCTTCGGTAGGTCTCAATACCCACTTTCTTTGCATCCTGACCAAGCTCTTGCAACTGAGCTTTCAAACTCACTTTTTGAGTCAGAAACTTGTGGATCCCCCACGGCACAAGAATATCAACTTCCCGTTCTGAAATCGGTTTAAGATCTTTTTCTGGTATAACAGGGCTCATGGGAGGCGGATTATTCAACACCTCCGTTTGGGCCTTCCCAGGATATAGCGCCTGATACTCGTCTGCAATCGACCGGCAGGAAGTGAAAAACACCGTTTTCTTTGCACTGCGGCTCAAACGATTCCACATGAACCGGGTGTAGGGATGGTCACCGATAAACCCAAAAACCCTGGAATTCAAAAGATCAAACACATTACCGTTTACATTCATATCGGCATGCACCCACAAGTCATAGCCCATTACCCCTGCAAAGAAAGCGTGACCGGGAGTGTTGGACTGTACAACTACTTTTTCAAAGAAATTTGAATCTGAAGCCGATACTACATCGGTATTTATACCCCTTGATTTCACCTCGTTCGCAAGCTGTTTTGCTCTTTTCAGATGGAGCCCATGAGCTCCTCCCTGAACGCCCGGAACTACAAAATGCAAATGAGTTAGGCGGTTACCCGCCAAACCATTGGTTCGGCGGGTATCCTTCGCACTTATTTCAACGACATCCAAGACTTTGGATTCCTTTCTTACCTGACCAGCCCCTGATACTTTTTTATTCATGCTCCAAAACCAGTCATTTCTCCGTGATGTGAAGTCGGCTGAAAAACTTCCGGACGCATCGGCCTCTCCATTCAAGTCCCCTTTTCTGCTCAACAGGGCATAATTTCTGGCAGTGTTCTCATGGTTGGATTTATCATCTCCCAGAACATCAAGTATCTTTTTATCCTGTTGCCCAATGTGATAACCTGAAACCATCTTGAGCTGCAGCCAAGAGTCAATCAGCTTGATTCTCAGCCAGGTCAAATGGTCGTCACTGCCCCTATCAGCGGAAACATCATGCACAGGAAACAGTAATGGGAGGTCTACCGTGATATTCTCGCCCATCTTACTGGTCTGCATCAGCTTCTTCATGACCTCGACCGCTTGCTGCCTCCTTCCAAGAATGTTTAAGACCCTGGCAAGAGTAAGGGAAAGTTCCGCACCCGTATACCCCTTGTTGTAACGCTCGATTAATATTCCGGCAGCATCAAGCAAAAGCGCTGCACGTTCCGACCCTGAAACCCCAACTGTCTCGGCCGCACAGATATAGCCAATTGCCCGATAATACTCTTTATTTCCCGTTCGTAACGAATTCTCCTTCCACTTTTCCATCAATGGCGAGGTCCACGGATAACGGCTGAAATGTTCTTTCCACAAACCCTCATCCGGAGTATTCGGCTTGACCTGCTCATCATGAATCCACCCTTCCGCCTGCAATACTTCCACCTTGTTTTGCGTCAATGCCACCAAATTTTGCAGATAACCATTCGCCGGCGCCTTAAGATCGTGTGGAATCATCAGTTTCAAATGATTCAGATACTCATAAATCGCATATCCCGAATTCTGCAATGACTCTAAAACCTTATAACGACTCGGAGCATCGCCGTTCAATGCGAGGATAATCACAGGCGAGGCACTCCGTAGTAAACTTTCCGCCCCGGCCAGAACTCCTGCTTCCAATCCATTGATATCCAGTTTGATCACATCCACCTCCGGACGCCCCTCAAACTCCCACCAGGCATCCAGTGTCACAAGACTCACCTCGTCACCCTGCCCATCAGCGACAATCGTGCTCTCCTCCGGAGTCTTGCCCGTTTGCAAAACAGCTTTGCCCGATGTTTCCGAAACCGCCCGGCCGATCACCTCGACCTGATCCAACCCATTCTCCAGCTTGCTCATCTCCAAATGCCTGCGCGCCATTACCCCCGGCTCAAACGCATACACCTTCCCATCCGGACCCACTTTCTTCGCCATCGGCAACGCGTACACCCCGAACCCGGCGCCCACATCCACCACATTCATGCCCGGCTTGAGGTACTCCCGCACAAACTGGAGCTCCGGCTCATACCACTGCTCCTGCTCCAACAGCACATACGGGGTCAGCATATTCAGATCCGCCGGCGTGCAAATGGTCACCTCGTCTTTCGTCTCAATTTTCCAGACCTCCTTCGCGGATTCCTTCACAAAGCCGTTTACACCGCTATCCGGCCCAACACCTTCGCCTTCATGTTCATCAATGCGATCGTGACCGTTCCTGTTTTCAAGCCCATGGCTCGCGTCCGCTTCCGCCACGCTTCCATTTTTTTTCTGTGGATGGGTCTCGTGCCCGTTTGACAGTGCGTCGGCACTCTTCGCCACTTTCGCCGTCTTCGCCACTTTCGCCGTCTCCGTCACTGCCGCTTCTTCCAGCGCCTCTATCGTGATGTGATCCCGCCAGTCATCGCGACCGGACTCCCATCCTGCCACACGCTGCTTCCACATCTCGCGAAACGCCGCCGTCAGGTGCGCACCAAACCGCCCACCATCACACAGCGCCGACAACCGCACACGCTCCCGCAGTCCCGCCCTCAGCTCCGCAAGGGCCTCCTTATCCGAAGCCAGCGCCACCGCCTTCTCCACATAGTCCTCCCAACTGCCCGTAACCATCTCCGGCAAGCCCGCATTAACCAGATGTGTCGCCGAATGGCGGCCCGCAAAAGTCGGTCCCGGCAGCGTCACCACCGGCACACCCATCCACAGAGCCTCGCAGGTACTCAATCCACCCGAATACGGCCAGGGATCCAGCGCGATGTCCACCTCATGGTATTTCCCCAGCAGCTCGTCATGCGGCGACTGACCCTCAAACAGCAGGCGATCCTTCTCGATCCCGAGCGATTCCATCTGCCCGACAATCCGCCGCGTGAAAATTTCCGTATCGTACTGCTTGCTCTTGAGCAGCAGCCGGCTGCCCGGAACACGCTTCATGATTTCCGCCCATTGCTCCAGCAGCACCGAATTTACTTTCGTCGGATTGTTAAAGCAGCCGAACGTTACGGCACCATCCCCCGCGGACGGCAGTTCATTGACTTCAGGGGCATATTCCGGTGGCAAAAAGCAGATGTAGTCGTCCGGCATGCGCACCAGCTTCTCGGTATAAAGTTCCTCTACCCCTTCCGGTGTCTCATGGTGGTCGGTGATCAGATAGTCCATGGCCCGCAGTCCGGTGGTATTGAACAATCCGCCCACCCATTTCACGATGACCGGTGCCGGCTCAAGGGCCACTGTCCTCAGGCGGTTATCTGCCGAATGACCGGAGAGCTCCACCAGTATGTCGATTCCGTCGTCGCGGATCATGTCGGCGATCACCTCATCCCGATACCCCAACACCGACTTCCAGCTGTCCGTCACCGCGTGGATTCTCCGGGTGATGGCATCAGACAGGTTGTTGGTTGTATAGCAATAGATTTCAAACTGCTCCTTCGGCAGGTTCTCCAGGGCCGAGGTAATCATCCAGCCGACCGGGTGCCGCCAAAAACCACCCGACAAAAAGCCGATCCGCAACTTTCTGTCGGGGTTTTGATCAGACGGCACCGGTCTGGCCGGACGCACTTTCGGTGAAAACTGCTCATCCCATCGCAAATGCTGCTCAAAAATTTCTTGCCGGCTCCGCTCGGGGTTGTAGTGCAGCCCCATCAGGTAGTTGGAAAACGACTCTACCGACTCCGGCTGATCTGCAAGCGCCCGGAGGTAATTCCGCTCGGATTCGTTGAAGCGGCCGATCTCCTGCAAAGCCAGCGCATAGTTTACCCGTACTGCCGCAAAGGTCGGGTACTCGGACAAAATCTCCTCATAGCGGGAAATTGCTTCCGCATAGGCACCTTCCACCCGGTCGATTTCGGCCAGGGTGATGCGCGCATCCAGGTCGCCCGACTTTTTCCCGATTAGTCCCTTGAGAACCTCCCGCGCTTCGTCAAACCGCTGCAGTTTCTGAAGCAGCCGCGCCTTCTCGCTGATCGCCTCGAAATACTCCTCGTCAATCCTGGCCGCAATATCGTACAGCTCCAGCGCCTTGGTTATATCGCCCTGATCACGGTAGATCGACGCGATTCTGAAAGCCACCCCCGCACTGCGCGGATCCAGCTGATTGGCTCGCTGAAAGCACCTGAGCGCCTCATCCAGCCGGGCCTGAGCCTGGTAAACCGATCCCAGATTAAGCCACGCCTTGAAGAAATCCGGCCGCCGCTTCAGCGCCTCGCGGCCGCAACGGACCGCCTCGTCCAGGTTGCCCAGTTCCAGATACGCCAGAGAGAGCAAATGCCAGGTTTCCGGTTCATCGGAGCCACGATTCAGTGCCTCCTGCAAATAAGGCACTGCTTTTCCGTATTCCCGCTTGCTGATAAGCGCTACACCCATGTAGTGCCAGACCGGCCAGGGAGACTTCTTCTTTTTCTTCAACAAGGGCCTGAGAGCCTGGATGGCCTTGTCCGTATTCGGTTTTTTGCTGTTTAACAGGGCTATTGCGCGTTCGAGCTGTAATTTCATCGGATCGTTTTTTGATAGCGGGAAAGGGACACAGGATCGCAATCCGGCCCGCCATCATCCCTAATTAACTGTGTGGTATCGCCGGGCAAATCAACTGCCCGCTACCACGGATGAACCATTGTCCGGGGCAGCGGCCTTCGATACCGCGGCCTTCCGCCCCCCCTCTCTCTTTACAAATAATGTGCCACCCTTTATGGCACAAGTTTTGCTCTGATGATCCTGTCCGTGCCGTGAATCGTGCGGGTGTCGTTTTGTTTAAAAGATCCTAACGTTCTGGGCGTTAAGTTTTTTTTCAAAAAATCCGATAAACCGGGTAACCAACCGTTATCCAGATTTTACAACCCATGAGAAATCCACAACTTGAATATCAAAGACAGTCGGTACTCAATGCCTCACCAATCAAACTCATTGTGAAGTTATATGATCTGGCGATACAGGCATCGTACCGGGAGGATCAACAGAAGCTGAGGGACATCCTCTCTACCCTGATCAAGGGACTGAATTTTGAACATGAGCCTGCAGATCAGCTTTTCAACCTGTACCGATACTGTCAGGATCTGGCCCGGCAGCATAAATATGACGAAGTGCGCGAAGTCCTGGAACCCTTGCGGGAAGCCTGGGAAGAAACCGCCACCCAAACCACCATGCAAAGCGCCAACGGCACCTTTTGATGTATAACACCGGCCCTGAAACCGGATCGTCCCCCCATGTCCGCTCCGACAGGTGCGACACCGGGACAACGAGTCAGGGCCATCAGGTTTCATTACACCATAGAAGGTTTTCACTGTTATGAGCTCCGTAGGAAATATTTTCCAGTCAACCAATCCTTACGAAAAATTTGTCCAGCAGCTGGTCGAACTTGAAAGCCAGACCAAGTACAAATTGCAGGCTCAGCAGGGTGTGCACCGTGAGCGGAAAGATGCCCTGGGAGCCGTCAGCTCTTCCATCTCCAAATTCAACAGCAAACTGGAGGAACTGCAGGATAAAGACAACAACGCCTTCCATCCGCTGAAAACCTCTTCCTCCAACGAAAAAGCCATACGGGTGAATTCGGCCAGTGGTATTGACCGGCCATCGGTCTATAATATCGATGTGGAACGCCTGGCAACAAGGGATGTGGCCCTGGCCCAGGTTATGTCCGCCGAAGGAACCGACCTGGCATCCTACGGCAGCGGATCGGTAACCCTCACCATTGGCGACCAGACCGAGACCATCACCCTCGAAACTCAGAAGGACGACGGCGACGGTAATATGGTCGATATGACCAACCACGAAATTCTGGACGCCTTCGCCTCCCAAATTACCGAGCATTTCGGTGATCACGCCCAGGCGAACGTATTCCAGGTAAACAATGACGAAGTTCAGTTTTCCATCCAGAGTCTGAACACCGGCCACGAGAACCGGATTCAGTTCAGTGATGCCGACGGCGTCCTGGATACCATCATCAACGGCAGCGGAGACGACCAGGTACTTGCCATGCATCATCTGGTCGATCAAATGGAGCTGGATGCACGGTTTACGATCGACGGAGTGACGTTTGAACGGGCCGACAACCTGGTGGACGACGCCGTTACCGGTCTTAATTTCGAACTGCTGCGTACCACCACCGAAACCGAACAGATGTCCGTGCAGCGCGACACGGAGAAAGCACGCTCCAACGTCAACAGCTTTGTTTCCGCGTTTAATGAAATGAACAAAACCATCCGCGACCGGACCTTTATCGACGCGGAAGGTGACCGCAGGGGTGCTCTGCAGAATATGCGGGGTATCAGAAACCTGACTCTGAATCTCCGCCAGATCGGACTCCAGTCCATGGATGGCATGGAGCCCGGCCAGGTTGGCAGGCTTGCCGACATGGGGATCAGTTTTGACAAGGACGGCACCATGCGGGTAGACGACTCGGAAAAACTCGATGAGGTTCTTGCGGAGCGCCCCGGAGAAGTTCAGGCATTTTTTACCAGCGAGGAATCTCCCATCAACCTGATGCTGGAGCAAGCCGAATCCTTTACAAAAGCCCGTACCGGCATCATCGCCTCCATGGAAGACGGCATCGACCAGCAGCTCAGCCGGCTCGATAATCGTATCGCCGCACAGGACCGACACCTCGAGCAGTATGAGCAGCGGCAGCGGGCCGAGTTTGCCAAACTTCAGCAGATCATCACCCAGGGTGAAGATCAGTTCAACCAGGTAATGATGTTCCAGCAGCGTCTGGGCATGTTCTGATTCAAAAGTATCCTATGAGCCCCATAATGAACATACTGGATGAACTGAACGCCACCAGCGGCAAACTGCTGGAGCTGGTGGAAGACGAACACTCCTCCATCGATGCGATCGAAGAACTGATGCAGCAGCGAGGCAGCATGATTGCGGAACTCGACCCTCTCACCGACAATGTGGAGCCCTCGGCTTTCACTCCGGAAGAGCAGGATACACTGGTTGAAAAGTTTCGTGTCTACCGCAAACTGCATGAAACCATCCAGCCGGCATTGGAAAAGCTCATGAACGGCAAGGAAGAAGTTATGGGTGATGCCTACAAGCGGCGCAGAGCCGATGACCGATACCACCTTTTGGGAACACCCGATATTTCGTATTATCAGACAAGTAAATAATAGCAGAAGGCTATGGATATAAACAAACTCTCAACCCACCTTAACGGAACACAGGCCGCCGGACAAAAAGCGCAAGCCACCGGTGTGTCCTCAGCCGCAGACGCCAAAGGCAATGCCGCCGATAAGGTTACACTCGATGGTTACAACTTCAAGAAGAATGAGGTGTTGTTTGCCAGATCCGAGTACGACAAACAGGCACAGGCTGCCTTCGAGCGGGTGAAAACCATGAAGGCACAGCTGAACGAATTCGATCAGGCCAAAACGGAGTCTGCTGAAAAAGCGGCATCCACCCCGATCGGAGAAACCCTCAACAGCCCGGATGTCTGGGAGAATATCGCACGGAAAATCCTGGACAGCTGATCTCCCGCTTTTTCCCGAATCCCCCCGGCGCTGCCTGCTTTCAGCACCCCCCCTTCACCACCGTGTCCGGTGTAAAAACGACATTATGAATATGTTGCTCCCGTAACGTATTCACGGGCCCGCGACCAGGCCCCTGACTCTCTTCAATGCGATGAAACCGTTGGAATACGACTGTTTCACTCCTGGCGAATACAACCGCCATGCCGTTCCCCGAAACTGCCCCACTGAGTTTGCCGAAGCCTCTTTCGCAAATGGTATGGAACGACCCCCGGAACTATGACCTGCTCTGGCAGGCGGAACAAATTGCCACCTGCGCATATGGGATGGAATGATCCCCCCCCTTTTGTGGTTGCTCAGCGAACAGAGTGGCGCAAATCGCATAAAAGTCCGTTATATTTGTGTAGTTACTTTGACTTTAATTTTTTTTAATATATAATCCCTCGGTTATATTAACCCTGTTCACAATCATTTCTGCCAATGCAAGGACGTATTTTAGTTGTCGATGACGACAAGCTTCTGCTGGGTTTCATGGAAGAGCATCTATCCATGAACAACTACGATGTCGTCGCGTTCAATTCTCCTGTGGAAGCACTCTCTTACCTGGAAAAGAACCGGGTCGATCTGGTCGTCAGCGATGTCAAAATGAATGAAATGACCGGAGATGAGGTAATGAATCACATCAACCGGAATTACCCGGACACCGGCGTGATTCTCATAACCGGCTTCGGCAGCATCAACCACTCTGTGAATGCCATCCGTAAAGGCGCTTTCGATTACGTGACCAAGCCGTTTACGTCACGCGAGATTCTGTACCGCGTAAACCGGTTTTTTGAAACCGCTCCGGAAGAGCGACGGGCGGAAGCGTCCACGCCGGCACCTTCTACCGGTACCACTACCGGGGAACCGGAATCTGGCGCAGCCCAGTCTTCGAAATCAACCTCCGGCGGACAGAAAAAAGCGGGAGGCGGAAGAGGCGGCCGCAAAGCCGAGATCAAAATGGTAGGGCAGCACCCGCACATCCGGAGGCTGCTCAGCATGTTGCCGCAAATTGCCCGGAACAACGCTCCCATCCTCATCCAGGGCGAAAGCGGAACCGGGAAAGAGGTCTACGCACACCTGATCCACCATGAAAGCGATCGCGCATCCGGCCCTTACCTGAAAATCAACTGCGCCAACCTGCCCTCCGAGCTGGTGGAAAGCACCCTGTTCGGGCATATGAAGGGCTCTTTTACCGGTGCGACCAGCGACCGCAAGGGAGCCTTTGACGAAGCCGACGGTGGCACGCTGCTGCTGGATGAGATCACCGAGATCGACATCAACATTCAGGCAAAGCTGTTGCGGGTTCTGCAGGAAAAAGAGTTCCAGCGCGTCGGCAGCCAGAAGCCGGTGAAGGTGGATGTCCGGGTTATCGCTACCACCAACCGTCAGATGACCGAGGCTATCGCCGAAAACCAGTTCCGCGAAGATCTCTACTACCGCCTGAACGTATTTCCCATCACCATCCCCCCGTTGCGCGAGCGGCGCGATGACATCCCCATGCTGGCCCAGTTCTTCATAGACCGCTATACCTCACAATACGATATGGGGGAAAAGACGCTTTCGAAACAACTGGCCGATTACCTGATGGAACAAGAGTGGAAAGGCAATGTGCGGGAACTTGACAATAAAATCCACCGGGGCGTAATCCTCTCCCAAAAAGAACCCGAAATCTCCATTGAACATGTGGAGGACCACCTCTTTTCGAATGTCGATGAGGAGATCAAAAGCGAGGTTCTGGCCGACATCCCGCTCATCCCCATTGAGGAGATGGAGCTTCAGATGATCAAAAAGGCGCTGGAGAAAACGCGCGGCAATCAGAAGAAGGCGGGGCAGCTGCTGGGTATTTCCGATCGTACCATCCGCAATAAACTGAAGAATAGCGGCTGGACCGAAGAGATGGACTCCGATTAGCCATCAGGACCCCGGCTTCCGTTATCCGGTCTTCTTCCGCAGCTTCATCCCTGCGATTACCCGCTGGGCTTTTTTAAGGTCCTTGCTTTTGGAAAGCGCGACCAGCCAGCGCCGAACATACGTTTCGTTGGATGGCTCCAGTTCCATCATTTTCTGGTACCGTGCTCCCGCGAATTCGTACCAGCCCCGCTCCATGAACAGGGTCAGATAATCAAATACCTGCTCTTCGGTCGCGCTGTCCATCTTCTCGGCAAATGAAGCGCCAAACAGTTTTTTGAACAGCCCTTCCGACTGCTCGAAATCCTCCTGCTCGATGGCGAACAGGAGCAGCCGGTGCAGCAGCCCCTGATCCACATTCCCGCCCCGCAGCATATACAATTTGCTGTAGTGTTCGTACGATGCCTTGCGCATCCCGGCACGAAACGCCATGTCGGCCAGTTGAGCCAGAGTCTCATCTTCCGGCAGCACTTTGTCAAAATTGGCCGCCGAAAGTTCGTCCCTCAGGGAGTAGTAGGTAAGCAGAATGTCGTGCGCCTCTCCCCACCGTTTACCCAGCTGATGAATCCGGTAGAGAATCAGGTAGGGAAGGCGTTGTTTCGGCTCCAGGCGGATCGACTTGACCGCCGTATCCAGCGCCTGGTTCCATTTGTACTGTTCGGCCATGCAGCTGGCCAGCCCGTTGATGGCAGCCAGACGGTCATACGGAAGTACATCGCCCGAGTGCATCACTTTTCGGTACTGCGCGGCGGCGTGCACATATTTTCTCTGGTCGAAGTACCGTGCGCCCATTGTCAGGTAAACCTGGGGGGAGGGACGGGCAACCGACAGCTCATCTTCCGGATCCAGCTCCTCAAACAGCCTGCTCTCCCTGTGTATGTACAGGGGCTCCCCGGTTATGTTGATTCCGTTTCGGGTGATGTGGGAGGTACAGTCGGGCAGGTTCTTTCCGTCAAATAACGGCTCTTTGGAAGCGGCCACAAGCCGTATCTGATAACACTGCCGCAGCATATTGCCGTCGCGCCACTGGATCATCACCGGCGGCCAGTTCTTCAGGCTGTCGGTGTCGAGGGCGCCGAACCCGGAGAGATTCACAATCTCGTCATCCTCCAGAAAAAGAGCCCAACGAGTACTGACTTCGGCAAGCATCCGGTTCCACACCGCCGACCGGTACTCTTTCGGTTCGTAACGCATCCAGCGTACGGTGTCGGGCACATACTCCGGACGGTCGCCCGGCGCCGCTACCTGTACGGCCGGAAACCACGCGAGCCATTGCCTCACAGCATCTGCCTGCAGCATCGTTTCATCCGTCAGAAACAGGACCGGAGTAATGTCGGCCATATTTTCTGTTTCTCCAAAAAGGGTGCTTTCAGAGACCGAAGCGGTTTGTTCTTTTTCCATAATATCTTGTATTGTGAGGATGGTAGCTTAATGTCATTAGTGCCGGATATTCCCTGTTCAGAGATAGTCGAGCAGGGTGTTGTGGATCATTTGGGTATGGACGGCCATGGCCGCCTCAAAGGAGATCTGGGTGCGCTGCATATCGGAAAACGCCTTGGCAAAATCGGTGTCCACCAAATTGCTCACATCCGATTTCATTACAATGTTGGTCGATTCATACTGTTCGAACATGAATTCCAGGCGGTTGATGTTGTTCCCCAGGCGTGACGTGACGATGGAGCTGTGGTCAATCATCTGATCGACATCGCTCATCATGCCGTTCAGCGCCGCAGTATCGTTATCCAGCAGTGCCTGGTGGATATTGTCGATGATTTCAAACATATCGCCCGCGCCACTTTCCCGCAGGTCGGTGCCGGTCACGCTGAACTCGATGAACAGCTCATCGCCGGCCTGCACTTTCAGCGGCGAGCTGTTGCTGTGGTCCGCAACGCCGCCGGGCTCGAGCTCGTCAAACTGAAATGGCCGGACGCCGGAATTGGTACCAGCAAACAGGTAGCGGTCGCCATATGACGTATTGAGCGTCGCCACCATCGAATCGCGAATACCGGCAATCTCCTGCGCCATGCTCTCCCGAACCGTCGCACTGGAGGTATCGGTGGCAGCCTGCGTCAGAATCCGCTTGATGTCGATCATGTTGTCGATGGTTTCATCAAGCGCCTCCTGGGCGAGCCGTCCCTGGCGCAATCCACTGCTGATATTCTTCTGGTACTGCTCCTGCTTCCGGATGTCCTCCTCGATAATGCGGCTGCGCTGAAACGAGGTGGGGTCCTGCGAAGGCAGCCTTACCCGCTTTCCGCTGGAGAGATCCGACTGGATCCCGGCCATTTGGCTGCGGTTCTTGTTGATATCCCGTATGAAGTCATCAAAAATGATTTTCTGTGTGATACGCATGACTTACCTCACCAGGCTGATTAACGTGTCCATCATTTGCTGGGCACTGGCCATTACCCTGGCCGCGCCCTGATAAGCGTTTTGATACTGAATCATCAGACTGAGTTCTTCGTCGATGTTGACACCGGCCTCACGCTCCTGCTGCACCTCGAGCATGCGGATTTCCGACTCGCGTGTCTCCATCGTATTTCGCAGCCGCGAAAGGTCGCTGCCCGCACTGCT
Proteins encoded in this region:
- a CDS encoding FkbM family methyltransferase, which translates into the protein MKLQLERAIALLNSKKPNTDKAIQALRPLLKKKKKSPWPVWHYMGVALISKREYGKAVPYLQEALNRGSDEPETWHLLSLAYLELGNLDEAVRCGREALKRRPDFFKAWLNLGSVYQAQARLDEALRCFQRANQLDPRSAGVAFRIASIYRDQGDITKALELYDIAARIDEEYFEAISEKARLLQKLQRFDEAREVLKGLIGKKSGDLDARITLAEIDRVEGAYAEAISRYEEILSEYPTFAAVRVNYALALQEIGRFNESERNYLRALADQPESVESFSNYLMGLHYNPERSRQEIFEQHLRWDEQFSPKVRPARPVPSDQNPDRKLRIGFLSGGFWRHPVGWMITSALENLPKEQFEIYCYTTNNLSDAITRRIHAVTDSWKSVLGYRDEVIADMIRDDGIDILVELSGHSADNRLRTVALEPAPVIVKWVGGLFNTTGLRAMDYLITDHHETPEGVEELYTEKLVRMPDDYICFLPPEYAPEVNELPSAGDGAVTFGCFNNPTKVNSVLLEQWAEIMKRVPGSRLLLKSKQYDTEIFTRRIVGQMESLGIEKDRLLFEGQSPHDELLGKYHEVDIALDPWPYSGGLSTCEALWMGVPVVTLPGPTFAGRHSATHLVNAGLPEMVTGSWEDYVEKAVALASDKEALAELRAGLRERVRLSALCDGGRFGAHLTAAFREMWKQRVAGWESGRDDWRDHITIEALEEAAVTETAKVAKTAKVAKSADALSNGHETHPQKKNGSVAEADASHGLENRNGHDRIDEHEGEGVGPDSGVNGFVKESAKEVWKIETKDEVTICTPADLNMLTPYVLLEQEQWYEPELQFVREYLKPGMNVVDVGAGFGVYALPMAKKVGPDGKVYAFEPGVMARRHLEMSKLENGLDQVEVIGRAVSETSGKAVLQTGKTPEESTIVADGQGDEVSLVTLDAWWEFEGRPEVDVIKLDINGLEAGVLAGAESLLRSASPVIILALNGDAPSRYKVLESLQNSGYAIYEYLNHLKLMIPHDLKAPANGYLQNLVALTQNKVEVLQAEGWIHDEQVKPNTPDEGLWKEHFSRYPWTSPLMEKWKENSLRTGNKEYYRAIGYICAAETVGVSGSERAALLLDAAGILIERYNKGYTGAELSLTLARVLNILGRRQQAVEVMKKLMQTSKMGENITVDLPLLFPVHDVSADRGSDDHLTWLRIKLIDSWLQLKMVSGYHIGQQDKKILDVLGDDKSNHENTARNYALLSRKGDLNGEADASGSFSADFTSRRNDWFWSMNKKVSGAGQVRKESKVLDVVEISAKDTRRTNGLAGNRLTHLHFVVPGVQGGAHGLHLKRAKQLANEVKSRGINTDVVSASDSNFFEKVVVQSNTPGHAFFAGVMGYDLWVHADMNVNGNVFDLLNSRVFGFIGDHPYTRFMWNRLSRSAKKTVFFTSCRSIADEYQALYPGKAQTEVLNNPPPMSPVIPEKDLKPISEREVDILVPWGIHKFLTQKVSLKAQLQELGQDAKKVGIETYRRSKNDYSSSVFTHFCESMRVSGYTSYEFSTPSTEDDFRWMSVLSLVDWYVRMERRFEMLGELSDVESARKIVVTAHPDAADMIPTLKKAGNIRWIGEVSMQKLDELYRSTKVVLNCDPGFPDKVHERVRNALVSGSCVLSDHNSELEKVFGNGSGILMTGQRSGELKELLSLDDKKLQSIASQGREVVLEKFTLENYAGQLVEKINRHIRG
- a CDS encoding flagellar protein FliS gives rise to the protein MRNPQLEYQRQSVLNASPIKLIVKLYDLAIQASYREDQQKLRDILSTLIKGLNFEHEPADQLFNLYRYCQDLARQHKYDEVREVLEPLREAWEETATQTTMQSANGTF